The Apibacter raozihei DNA segment TAATGCTTCCCGTTCCAGACAAATGCAGGACGTTCAAAGAAGAAATTCCCGAAGTGAAATTATAGCTTCAGCAAACAGAACAAATTCAGCTGTTCAAAACGGGAGAACTAACAGTAATATCTATAATGGTAGCAGAAGCAACTCTTCTATAAGTAATTCCCGTGGTTCAATTTCCAACGGAAGCAGAAGTAATTCTTCTATTGGAAGCAGCAACTCTACAAGCAGAAGCAATTCTATTGGAAGCAGTAGAAACAATTCTATTGATAATAGCAGAAGTAATTCTATTGGAAGCAGCAGCTCTAACAGCGGAAGTAGAAGCAACTCATATGAAGGTAGCAGAAGTAGTGCTATAGGTGGAAACAGCAGAAGTAGCTCAAGTTCTTCCTCATCACGAACTCCAACGTATTCAGCTCCAAGTTCAAGTAGCCGAGGAGGATTTGGCGGTGGCAGCTCTATGGGTGGTTCCCGTTCTGGTGGTAGTTCTATGGGAGGAGGTTCTCGTGGTTCTATGGGCGGAAGTAGAAGATAATCTAATATTTACATGAAAATAATTACTAAATATGAATACTAAAATAATCTATGGATTTGTTTTAATGGCAATAGTTCAGTCTATCGGTAAGTCACAGACAACAGACTTTTATCCAAATGATATATCTGATGCATTGAATGCATATGGCAATACTTTTGATGCTGTGGGTACTGCACGCTTTATAGGTATGGGAGGATCTATGGGAGCACTGGGAGGAGATCTCAGCGCAGTAGAAATGAACCCTGCAGGCTTAGGTGTTTACAGAGGTTCTGAAGCAAGCATCTCTGCTAGCGTACTTTCCAATAAAAATACTGCCTCTATGGGGTCCTCATATTCTAATTCTGATACTAATTTTAATTTTCCAAGTGCTGGTTTTGTACTTGCTTTAGGTGGTAATTCAGAAATATGGAAATTTAACGTTGGGGGTAGCTTTTCCTACCAAAGACTTGATAATAGTGTACAGTTTTCAAAAAATGATAATATTAATTATCAATATCCTGATGTATCTGGAGTTGAAAGAACCTATCGGTTTGAAAGTCTTGAGCAATATACTAACGGATACCGTTCTAAGGCTAATATAACTTTCGCAAGTAATTTACAGGATATCCTATATTTAGGGATTGGCTTAGACTGGCATTATTTGAACATGGACAGAGAAACAAGATATTCTCACCGTAACACTGTTGACGGAGAACTTATGAGTTTTAACGAGCAATTAACTCCTTATCGTCAAGAAAACAACGGAGTTGGACTTCGTGTCGGTATTTTAGGTAAAATAACACCCGAAATAAGGCTTGCGGCTGCCTATCACTCACCTATCTGGTGGTCAAATATGAAATATGATTATTTATCTTATACTTTAGATGCTAATAATGATATTGTTCAGAATTATTGGTATTATGACAATTATAAGTTAAACTCTCCCGGTAAAATAGTATTAAGTGGAGCTTTTGCTTCAGATATTATAAACGAGAATAATTCATTGGCGGTTAATCTTGATTTTATTAATTATTTTAATAAAGATATTTACTTTAAAAGTGATTATGATTATCAGCTAAACAATAATTTTGTTAATCATTCTATTCAGGGTTCGCAGGAATATCGGGCAGGTGTTGAATACAGATATAAAGAACTTAAACTAAGAGCCGGGTATGCATATGCCTCTTCACCTGTGAAAAACAAGTCTGTAGGTGGTTATTATGACAACAGTCTGACCAGCTCAATTGTCTATCCTAAAAATTATATGGCAGGAGAAAAAAATAAATTGTCATTTGGAGCGGGATATGATGTAGGACCATTTTTTATAGATCTAGCTTATCAATACATTAAATCTGATAATTACACTTCTTTCTCTGGTGAATATTTTAATTATTATGATAATTCGAGGGTAACCGTAGTTGAAAATGATAGACCCATTTTAGGAAAAGTTAAAAATGTTCAAAATAATTTTATCCTTACTCTTGGGATGAGATTTTAATATGATTTAAAATATATAAAAAAGGCTGACGCAATGGTCAGCCTTTTTTATTGTAAATTACTTATTATTTTTAAGCAAATCTCTAATTTCAGTTAACAAATCTTCTTGTGAAGGCTTTGGTACTTCTTTTTCTTTAGAAACTTTCTCTTCTTTTTTCCTCATAGCGTTAATTCCTTTAATGATAAGGAACAAAGAAAATGCTACAATTAAAAATGACAAACATGTTGATAAGAAGTTTCCATACTTAACCGCTGTTCCCGGTATCGTCAACTGGGATAAATCATCCAGATTGGCTGCTTTTAATGCCGGAGTCAGTATTAACGGAGTAATAATATCATCTACCAAAGATGAAACTATTTTGTTGAAAGCTCCTCCAATAATAACCCCTATGGCTAAATCGACTACACTGCCTTTTAAGGCAAATTCTTTAAATTCTTTAATAAAGCTCATTTTTAATCTTAATTTTAAATAAAATTCATGACTTTTGCCATGATTACAGCTTGTTATGTTTCAAATATTATTCCAAAATTATCATCTAAAACAATTTTACCTTCCCGTTTCTCATTTGATTCGGGAAAAATCAAACCTTTAATTTTTAATGTTTTCCGCTTAGTAATTAAATCAGAGATCTGTTTTGTTGTTAATTTTTTTCCATATATTTCAAAGGGAATTTTAAAATTACAATTTTTATAATCACTACATCCATAAGCTGATTTCCCTTGAATTAAAGTATGAGTGCTACATTTTGGACAGGTTATTTTAGAAATATCGGTTTCATTTTTACTTGTGATTGTTTTAGTTTTACCTTTTAGCTGACTTTCCGTCTTTTCGACAACAGATATTCTCCGAAATTTACTGTTCTTTACCTCTTCTGTTAAATGAGTAACCATTTCGATTAATTCATTTTTAAAAATATCCAATTCATATTCTCCTTTTTCAATCAATCTGAGTTTTCTTTCCCAAACACCTGTAAGTTCAGCGCTTTTGAGTAAATCATTCTGAATGGTATCTATTAAGTCTATACCTGCCTGAGATGCATATACATTTTTTCTTTTTTTCTCTATGTATTTCCTACGAAAAAGCGTCTCTATTATATTTGCTCTAGTAGAAGGTCTTCCGATACCATTATCTTTGAGCAGTTCTCGCATTTCTTCATCTTCAACCTGTTTTCCGGCTGTTTCCATTGCTCTAAGTAGAGTTGCCTCAGTAAAAGGTTTGGGAGGAGTAGTTTTACCCTGGTGTATAAATGGTTCATGCGGTCCAGATTCTCCTGCGACAAAAACCGGCATCGTTTTTTCTTCTTCAACTTTATCCGTTTTCTTATCCTGAATATAAACTTCCCTCCAGCCTAATTCCAAGATCTGTTTGCCTGAAGCTTTAAAAGGAAGCTCTCCTACTTTCGCTACTACTAAGGTATTCGATATTTTACATTCAGGATAAAATACGGAAATAAACCTGCGGGCAATAAGATCGTAGATTCTTTTTTCATCTGAATTTATATATTCAGGAAGAACATCCGTAGGAATTATAGCATGATGATCAGTTACTTTAGAGTTATCAAACACGGCTTTAGACATAGGAATAGGCTGAGAAAGTAAATATCGGGTAAATTTTTCATAGAATTTCATACTTGCCAAAATTCCCTGAATTTGAGGATATATATCTTCAGACAGATATGTGGTATCTACACGAGGATAGGTTACAAACTTTTTTTCATATAGACCCTGAACCAATTTAAGGGTATTATCTGCTGAAAAACCATATTTTTTATTAGCTTCTACCTGCAAAGAGGTTAAATCAAAAAGACGTGGATTTTTTTCTTTCCCTTCTTTTTCTTCAAAAGAAACAATTTCAAAAGGATGATTTTTTAAATATTCCAACCCTTTTTTTGCTTTTTCCTCTGTTTTAAGCCTTTCAATATCAGCATTAAATTCTGTTTCACGATAAAGAGTCTTCAGTTCCCAATATTCTTCAACTACAAAAGCATCAATTTCTTTTTGTCTTTGAACTATCATTGCCAAAGTAGGAGTTTGCACCCGGCCAACGGAAAGCAATGTTTTTGAAACCGCAAATTTTTTTGTGAAAAGCCTGGTTGCATTTATACCCAAAAGCCAGTCACCTATTGCTCTGGCACTTCCTGCTGAATATAAATTTTCATATTCTGAGGAATCTTTTAAGTTATTAAATCCTTCTTTAATGGATTGCTCTGTCAGTGAAGATATCCAAAGCCGCTTTACAGGAACCTTGCATTTGGCTTTCAGCAATACCCATCGCTGAATCAATTCCCCTTCTTGCCCTGCATCCCCGCAATTAATAACTTCATTACAATCATGGACAAGCTTTTCTATAACGTGAAATTGTTTTTCAACTCCTTTATTTTGTATTAACTTAATTCCAAAATTTGCCGGTATAAGAGGTAGATCCTCTAAATACCAGGATTTCCAATTGGGATTGTAATCATGTGGCTCTTTTAAAGTACATAAATGACCGAATGTCCAGGTTACTCTATAACCGTTTCCCTCGAAATATCCGTCTTTTCGGTCTCTGGCTCCGACTATCTGGGCTATATCTTTTGCTACACTAGGTTTTTCAGCAATACAAACTATCATTATCTTGTCCAATTTCAACCTGCAAAATTGCAATTTTTTCTTTTAAAAAGAAAAACATCCTTCAGAACAATGACTGAGTCGAATCTGCAACAATACTCATCTGCCAATCAAAATTATCCGTCCATTCACCCTCATTTTTTCCTTTATAGCTCATTCCGAAATCTTTGAA contains these protein-coding regions:
- a CDS encoding OmpP1/FadL family transporter, whose amino-acid sequence is MNTKIIYGFVLMAIVQSIGKSQTTDFYPNDISDALNAYGNTFDAVGTARFIGMGGSMGALGGDLSAVEMNPAGLGVYRGSEASISASVLSNKNTASMGSSYSNSDTNFNFPSAGFVLALGGNSEIWKFNVGGSFSYQRLDNSVQFSKNDNINYQYPDVSGVERTYRFESLEQYTNGYRSKANITFASNLQDILYLGIGLDWHYLNMDRETRYSHRNTVDGELMSFNEQLTPYRQENNGVGLRVGILGKITPEIRLAAAYHSPIWWSNMKYDYLSYTLDANNDIVQNYWYYDNYKLNSPGKIVLSGAFASDIINENNSLAVNLDFINYFNKDIYFKSDYDYQLNNNFVNHSIQGSQEYRAGVEYRYKELKLRAGYAYASSPVKNKSVGGYYDNSLTSSIVYPKNYMAGEKNKLSFGAGYDVGPFFIDLAYQYIKSDNYTSFSGEYFNYYDNSRVTVVENDRPILGKVKNVQNNFILTLGMRF
- the mscL gene encoding large conductance mechanosensitive channel protein MscL, producing the protein MSFIKEFKEFALKGSVVDLAIGVIIGGAFNKIVSSLVDDIITPLILTPALKAANLDDLSQLTIPGTAVKYGNFLSTCLSFLIVAFSLFLIIKGINAMRKKEEKVSKEKEVPKPSQEDLLTEIRDLLKNNK
- a CDS encoding type IA DNA topoisomerase; amino-acid sequence: MIVCIAEKPSVAKDIAQIVGARDRKDGYFEGNGYRVTWTFGHLCTLKEPHDYNPNWKSWYLEDLPLIPANFGIKLIQNKGVEKQFHVIEKLVHDCNEVINCGDAGQEGELIQRWVLLKAKCKVPVKRLWISSLTEQSIKEGFNNLKDSSEYENLYSAGSARAIGDWLLGINATRLFTKKFAVSKTLLSVGRVQTPTLAMIVQRQKEIDAFVVEEYWELKTLYRETEFNADIERLKTEEKAKKGLEYLKNHPFEIVSFEEKEGKEKNPRLFDLTSLQVEANKKYGFSADNTLKLVQGLYEKKFVTYPRVDTTYLSEDIYPQIQGILASMKFYEKFTRYLLSQPIPMSKAVFDNSKVTDHHAIIPTDVLPEYINSDEKRIYDLIARRFISVFYPECKISNTLVVAKVGELPFKASGKQILELGWREVYIQDKKTDKVEEEKTMPVFVAGESGPHEPFIHQGKTTPPKPFTEATLLRAMETAGKQVEDEEMRELLKDNGIGRPSTRANIIETLFRRKYIEKKRKNVYASQAGIDLIDTIQNDLLKSAELTGVWERKLRLIEKGEYELDIFKNELIEMVTHLTEEVKNSKFRRISVVEKTESQLKGKTKTITSKNETDISKITCPKCSTHTLIQGKSAYGCSDYKNCNFKIPFEIYGKKLTTKQISDLITKRKTLKIKGLIFPESNEKREGKIVLDDNFGIIFET